Proteins encoded together in one Cicer arietinum cultivar CDC Frontier isolate Library 1 chromosome 4, Cicar.CDCFrontier_v2.0, whole genome shotgun sequence window:
- the LOC140920081 gene encoding uncharacterized protein gives MYEFCEEVDGGNINMPSLFDGERFDKQVQEAKVNLLVGEYEMFKMEEDEDIETLFSRFQTLVSGLKLLEKSYTTTHHVKKIIRSLPNKWKLNITSIQEAKDLNTLKLEELISSLRSHESELTEDEPKKK, from the exons ATGTATGAATTTTGTGAAGAAGTTGatggaggaaacatcaacatgCCGTCTTTGTTTGATGGTGAAAGATTTGA CAaacaagttcaagaagcaaaggtAAACCTCCTAGTCGGAGAGTATGAGatgttcaagatggaagaagatgaagacattgaaacattGTTTTCTAGATTCCAAACACTAGTTTCAGGATTAAAGTtacttgagaagagttatactactACTCATCATGTAAAGAAAATTATTAGGAGTCTTCCAAATAAGTGGAAACTTAATATTACATCTATTCAAGAAGCTAAGGATCTCAATACTCTTAAATTGGAAGAATTGATTAGCTCTTTGAGATCACATGAAAGTGAGCTTACAGAggatgagcccaagaagaagtAG